Within Microterricola gilva, the genomic segment CGGCCGCGCATGCGCATGTCGTTGAAGACGATGGCGAGGAAGAGCCCGAGGAAGAAGGTGGTCGCGACCGAGACGATGGCGAAGACGAAGGTCCAGATCGTCACGTAGACGAGCGGTCCGCGGATGCTCTCGTCGGTGAGCGCGCGCACGAAGTTGTCGGCTCCGACGACGATCTGCCAGCCGGGGAGCAGCTGCTCGCCGTCATCCGCCGTGAATGCACCCGTGCCGTTGTCGGTGTAGACGGTGCCGGTCGTGGTGTCGGTCATGGTGCCGGCGGCCTCGTCGTACTCGAGGGTCGAGACGTAGAGGTAGCCGCTGCTGCCGTCCGGCGTGCGCAGTGCGCCGTCGTTGGGGTCTTCGGATGCCGGCACGGAGAGAGCGGTGATCGCGTCGCTCTCGGCGAGGATCTCCTGGAAGCTGAGGGTCTCGTAGCCGTCGAGCGCGACGGCCTTGTCGCCATCGAACTCGGCGTTGTCGACGGGGCTCAGCGGCGTCTCGGCGTTGCCGACGCTCACCTCGCCGTCGGGATCGGTGACGAGCAGGTTGAGCGTTCCCGCTCGCTCGAGCACCGTCACGGCGTAGGTCGGCGAGTCCTCGACGCGCTCGAGAGCGGAGCTCATCAGCGCGGAGACGGCCTGGTCCTTGGTGCCGTTGTGGCCGGTCCCGTAGTTGGTGAAGCCGATGTAGGCGGTGTATCCGAGCACGAAGACCTGGAAGATCAGCAGGAAGATCACGCCGGGAGTGAGGTACTTGGCCGGCAGCTTGCGCTTGCCGAGGTAGACCCAGTTGATGAGTCCCGTCGCGACGACGACGATGCCGATCACGAGCCACTCACGCTGGCCGAGCAGGATGAAGATCGCCGTCAGGGCGAGGGCGTCGAGCAGGCCGAGCGCAACGATCTTGACGAGGATCACGCGGATGCCGCCGGATGCCGCGTCGGCGATGTTCGACGCCCTGCGCTGCTTCGGGGTCAGCTTCGGTGGCTCCTCCAGCACGGCCTCGCGGCCGGTGGAGACGTTCTCGGTCGTGCTACTCATTCGTTGCCTGCTCTTCTCGCGCTCACGTCAGAAATTCCGGGGCGGATGCCAGCGGCATCCGCCCCGGAATCTCGGGGTGTTACTTGTTGATTGCGGCCTGGACGTCGGCGGCGAGCTTCTGCCACGTCGCGACGGGGTCGGCACCGTTGATGATGGCGGCCTCGGCGATGCCCCAGTACTGCCACACGGCACCCATGGCCGGGATGGCCGGCATCGGAACGGCCTGGTCACCGACGGCGGCGAAGCCGGCGATGATCGGGTCGGAGGATGCGGCCTCGGCGGCTGCGGTCAGTGCTGGCAGCACGTTGCCGGCCTTGAACAGCTCGAGCTGCACGTCTTCGGTTCCGATGTAGTTGACGAGGAAGTCGTTGGCGGCAACCTTGTTCTTCG encodes:
- a CDS encoding ABC transporter permease subunit, whose protein sequence is MSSTTENVSTGREAVLEEPPKLTPKQRRASNIADAASGGIRVILVKIVALGLLDALALTAIFILLGQREWLVIGIVVVATGLINWVYLGKRKLPAKYLTPGVIFLLIFQVFVLGYTAYIGFTNYGTGHNGTKDQAVSALMSSALERVEDSPTYAVTVLERAGTLNLLVTDPDGEVSVGNAETPLSPVDNAEFDGDKAVALDGYETLSFQEILAESDAITALSVPASEDPNDGALRTPDGSSGYLYVSTLEYDEAAGTMTDTTTGTVYTDNGTGAFTADDGEQLLPGWQIVVGADNFVRALTDESIRGPLVYVTIWTFVFAIVSVATTFFLGLFLAIVFNDMRMRGRKFYRVLMILPYAFPSFLSALVWAGMMNESFGFINQVLLGGADVPWLTDPTLAKVSILIVNLWLGFPYMFLVCTGALQSIPEELQEAATVDGARPWAVFRLIKLPLLLVSVAPLLIASFAFNFNNFNLIYMLTNGGPRDASAPIPVGYTDILISMVYKVAFTGETRDYGLASAFSIIIFAIVAIIAIISFRRTKALEDLN